A stretch of Treponema vincentii F0403 DNA encodes these proteins:
- a CDS encoding carbohydrate ABC transporter permease: MHSRQESFGLFNLILFIVMAFVVLICIVPFIYMIALSFSDPAAIMQNKVSFLPVGFTTAAYKQIFTYPNFFKAYGNTIFYTFFGTLIALCFTSTFAYPLSKKFLRGTGIIMKLVVFSMFFSGGLIPTYLLVSSLHLTGTVFAILLPFAINQFHLIILINFFKAFPHELEEAALIDGLGYFKIFTQIVVPLSTPALAAIGLYTAVFFWNDWFNGLIYLKSSQFPVMLFLRNIVNGTATMGDGAGSADMSVIGISIKAAVIIVSTLPIILLYPFLQKYFVKGLTIGSVKG; this comes from the coding sequence ATGCATTCAAGACAAGAATCGTTCGGTCTGTTTAACCTTATCCTGTTCATTGTGATGGCGTTTGTCGTACTCATCTGCATTGTACCGTTCATATATATGATTGCGCTGTCGTTCTCCGACCCCGCAGCCATTATGCAGAACAAAGTATCGTTTCTACCGGTGGGATTTACGACGGCAGCATATAAGCAAATATTCACGTACCCGAATTTCTTTAAGGCGTACGGTAATACTATCTTCTATACCTTTTTCGGTACCCTTATTGCGCTTTGTTTTACTTCTACTTTTGCGTACCCGCTTTCAAAAAAGTTTTTACGCGGAACCGGCATCATCATGAAGCTGGTAGTCTTTTCGATGTTCTTTTCGGGCGGCTTAATTCCCACCTACCTGCTTGTCTCTTCTTTGCATTTAACAGGCACGGTATTCGCGATACTGCTTCCCTTTGCCATCAATCAGTTCCACCTGATTATCTTAATAAACTTTTTTAAAGCTTTTCCGCACGAATTGGAAGAAGCCGCATTGATAGACGGACTCGGCTACTTTAAAATTTTTACGCAGATTGTCGTACCTCTTTCAACCCCCGCTTTGGCGGCAATCGGCCTTTATACGGCAGTATTCTTTTGGAATGATTGGTTTAACGGATTGATTTACTTAAAGTCATCTCAATTTCCCGTTATGCTGTTCTTACGCAATATCGTCAACGGTACTGCCACAATGGGGGATGGGGCCGGCAGTGCAGATATGTCGGTTATCGGTATTTCGATTAAAGCCGCCGTCATTATCGTTTCAACCTTGCCGATTATTCTGCTGTATCCCTTCCTGCAAAAATACTTTGTAAAGGGGCTGACAATCGGCTCGGTAAAAGGCTAA
- a CDS encoding ABC transporter permease: MQRLHKHRFAGVFLCFMNNTTKRYFHQYWQLYAMLLLPLLYFIIFKYVPIFGNVLAFRRYRPGLGAFGTEWVGLRYFTMFFKDPAFWRAFRNTLTLSLMNLLINFPIPIIFALLLNEIRSVFLKKFVQTVSYMPRFISTVVVIAMAAEILSPSTGILNLFLKNVFDMQPIYFMNEPSYFRVLYIFTDTWQYMGWTAIIYLAAITGINEELYEAAKIDGAGKLQQILYITIPSILPTIMVMLILEIGRLLTLGFEKILLMYTPNNADVSDIIATLVYRTGLANQNYSYATAIGLFTGVIGIFLVASANAASKRLTDESIY, encoded by the coding sequence TTGCAGCGCCTGCATAAGCATCGCTTTGCAGGCGTATTTTTATGCTTTATGAATAACACAACAAAACGCTATTTCCATCAATACTGGCAGCTCTATGCGATGCTTCTGCTGCCATTGCTTTATTTTATCATATTCAAGTATGTTCCGATTTTCGGCAATGTTCTTGCATTTAGGCGGTACCGTCCGGGACTCGGCGCTTTCGGTACCGAATGGGTAGGATTGCGCTATTTTACGATGTTCTTTAAAGACCCTGCCTTTTGGCGGGCATTTAGAAACACGCTGACGTTATCGCTGATGAATTTACTCATCAACTTCCCGATACCGATTATCTTTGCGCTCCTATTAAACGAAATACGCTCCGTTTTTTTAAAGAAATTTGTGCAAACGGTTTCGTATATGCCGCGTTTTATTTCGACTGTCGTCGTCATTGCAATGGCGGCTGAAATTCTTTCGCCGAGTACCGGTATTTTAAACCTTTTTTTAAAAAATGTTTTTGATATGCAGCCGATCTATTTTATGAATGAACCTTCTTATTTTAGGGTATTGTATATTTTTACCGACACATGGCAGTATATGGGATGGACTGCAATTATCTATCTCGCCGCGATTACGGGAATTAACGAAGAACTGTACGAAGCGGCAAAAATCGACGGAGCGGGAAAGCTGCAGCAGATCCTGTATATCACCATTCCGTCCATCTTACCGACTATTATGGTTATGCTGATTTTGGAAATCGGCAGATTGCTGACCCTCGGTTTTGAAAAGATACTGCTTATGTATACACCGAACAATGCAGACGTTAGCGACATTATCGCAACGCTCGTATACCGTACCGGCTTGGCAAATCAAAACTATTCGTATGCAACGGCTATCGGATTATTTACCGGCGTTATCGGAATTTTTCTCGTCGCCTCTGCGAACGCAGCCAGTAAACGCCTCACCGACGAAAGTATCTATTAA
- a CDS encoding extracellular solute-binding protein gives MKRIFKLCTALFIAGTLLAGCDSNKSASATKTNSEKPIEISLYYSDNATLPFKADWLTVQESEKRSNTKLHFEPIPIADYNTKVSLALNTGNGPDVILYQNTTGENGSLALNGALIPISDYPEWTPNFNAQVKKFGLEKDVDALRLKDGKYYYLPSLFDVPFYDGGLILREDVLNKYGLSQPKTFDDLYTYLKKYKQDNPDSYPLTILAGPRVLYRMTMPSFGISLGKNSSTGTGVLSWDYTQRNYFAGATTEMYRTYARFLARLYKEGLLDPEMADPIDGDKWAQKLATGKAVATYAYYDQIGGVTGKSAIDGFKLQMYPPLAGPAGAHHQPKSRTQWGIMFPSKTAKRADFEKVVRAIDDIFFSDEGAKLWCLGVEGVTYTVENGKIQYAKEITESPEGIYKTMQLKYGCGADTTQLVWINSREMTKYDENYARINAEVEKMDMAIQPIPPTPLFDDAVAEEAGILRTPLLDTFEKWNNDFITGKKDLDNDWNAYVTEMNNVGIEKYLTLYNEHVRK, from the coding sequence ATGAAACGTATTTTTAAGCTCTGTACCGCGCTGTTTATTGCCGGCACCTTGCTGGCCGGATGCGACTCTAACAAAAGCGCATCGGCAACCAAAACCAATTCGGAAAAACCGATTGAAATTTCGCTGTATTATTCGGACAATGCAACGCTCCCCTTCAAAGCCGATTGGCTGACCGTACAGGAATCCGAAAAACGCTCAAACACAAAACTGCATTTTGAGCCGATACCGATTGCCGATTACAACACTAAAGTATCGTTAGCATTAAACACCGGTAACGGACCGGATGTTATCCTTTACCAAAACACCACCGGAGAAAACGGTTCGTTAGCTTTAAACGGTGCTCTTATCCCGATCAGCGATTATCCCGAATGGACGCCGAACTTTAACGCGCAGGTAAAAAAATTCGGTTTGGAAAAAGATGTCGATGCACTCCGCCTCAAGGACGGAAAATATTACTATCTGCCTTCCCTCTTCGATGTTCCGTTTTATGACGGAGGATTGATTTTACGCGAAGATGTGCTGAATAAATACGGCCTTTCACAGCCCAAAACATTCGATGACCTCTATACCTATTTAAAGAAATATAAGCAAGACAATCCCGACTCCTACCCTCTGACGATTTTAGCCGGCCCGCGCGTATTATACAGAATGACAATGCCGTCATTCGGAATCAGCCTCGGTAAAAATTCTTCAACCGGTACCGGTGTTTTAAGCTGGGACTATACCCAAAGGAACTATTTTGCCGGTGCAACAACGGAAATGTATAGAACGTATGCTCGTTTCCTTGCAAGGTTATATAAAGAAGGACTGCTTGACCCCGAAATGGCGGATCCCATCGACGGAGACAAATGGGCGCAAAAACTTGCAACCGGTAAGGCAGTTGCGACTTATGCCTACTATGACCAAATCGGCGGCGTTACCGGTAAATCGGCAATTGACGGCTTTAAACTGCAAATGTATCCGCCGCTTGCAGGCCCCGCAGGTGCGCATCACCAACCCAAGAGCAGAACCCAATGGGGAATTATGTTCCCGTCAAAGACTGCAAAACGGGCAGACTTTGAAAAAGTCGTCCGCGCAATCGACGATATTTTCTTCAGCGATGAGGGCGCAAAGCTCTGGTGCCTCGGCGTAGAAGGAGTAACCTATACGGTAGAAAACGGAAAGATTCAGTATGCAAAGGAAATTACCGAATCTCCTGAAGGCATTTACAAGACGATGCAGTTAAAATACGGCTGCGGCGCCGATACGACACAGCTTGTATGGATTAACAGCAGAGAGATGACAAAGTACGACGAAAATTATGCCCGCATCAATGCAGAAGTAGAAAAAATGGATATGGCGATCCAGCCTATTCCCCCCACTCCGTTGTTCGATGATGCCGTTGCCGAAGAAGCAGGTATTTTGCGTACCCCGCTCTTAGACACGTTTGAAAAATGGAACAACGATTTTATCACCGGTAAAAAAGATCTCGATAATGATTGGAATGCTTACGTTACGGAAATGAACAATGTAGGCATTGAAAAATACCTTACGCTCTATAACGAGCACGTAAGGAAATAA
- a CDS encoding putative phage tail protein, with translation MGSPENLPRPYWNIRYGGRCALPLSNLLRTQADYAAAIKKLFPLGVYWDAQFDDPESDLSQWVEAQAEELYRFKSRFPRLMQEATPKTADTTIDDWERVLLGSVYPHLPLQMRRSLLLSKRRGFISKPVLQEIAVLYGVNITVSYPFTPACFGYASFGCARLGDYKVFSALSVSVLGGEKLATTKEFEAALEESVLANQIVFFTYTFPADKLFHSLEELKHTVKVEITIFYPFTPAPFGAAVFGQKRIGSIRSKQVAFIAIPGYSPTNRRKDIETAIKMVVPASTVCYFLYDKELFYGYVS, from the coding sequence ATGGGGTCGCCGGAGAATTTACCACGACCATACTGGAATATCCGGTATGGGGGACGGTGCGCTTTGCCGTTAAGTAATCTCCTTCGTACTCAAGCCGATTATGCGGCTGCCATTAAAAAGCTTTTTCCGCTCGGTGTGTACTGGGATGCACAGTTTGATGATCCGGAAAGCGACCTCTCTCAATGGGTCGAGGCTCAAGCAGAAGAACTCTACCGCTTCAAAAGCCGCTTCCCGCGTCTGATGCAGGAAGCCACACCCAAGACAGCAGATACCACCATAGACGACTGGGAGCGTGTCTTGCTTGGTTCAGTCTATCCGCACCTACCGCTACAGATGCGGCGCTCACTGCTTTTAAGCAAGAGAAGAGGGTTTATTAGTAAGCCGGTATTACAAGAGATTGCCGTTCTTTATGGTGTCAACATAACCGTTTCATATCCGTTCACCCCTGCCTGTTTCGGTTATGCGTCTTTCGGATGTGCAAGACTCGGCGACTATAAAGTGTTTTCAGCACTTTCAGTATCTGTGCTCGGAGGAGAAAAGCTCGCTACAACAAAAGAATTTGAAGCGGCTCTAGAAGAATCCGTCCTTGCCAATCAGATTGTTTTTTTTACCTATACCTTTCCGGCAGATAAGCTCTTTCATTCACTTGAGGAGCTAAAACATACGGTAAAAGTTGAAATAACTATTTTCTATCCCTTTACACCTGCCCCATTCGGTGCCGCTGTATTTGGTCAAAAACGTATCGGTTCTATTCGTTCTAAACAAGTCGCTTTTATAGCAATACCCGGTTATAGTCCGACAAATCGAAGAAAAGATATTGAAACAGCCATAAAGATGGTCGTTCCAGCCTCTACCGTATGCTATTTTTTATATGATAAGGAGTTGTTCTATGGATATGTATCCTGA
- a CDS encoding baseplate J/gp47 family protein: MALVRESLPVLLDRMYSAYMSRFKPLDKTARHNLIRVLSEVQAGMYHQLLGDLSFLADQLFPDTATGDYLRMHWSDRVPPLYAVAAIGQAEIKGVTGTAVPAGLVYTSASGKRYFTDTAFKIDSTGKAVIWLHAEQAGVASNLAAGEKLKLSSALPVGLSSEAVVLGGIKGGVDAESDEEYLSRVLLALRNTTRYGKIGDFAAWAVDSSADVSKAFEFKNFGVFGALLIQVISGDHFHGISQVGNLSVVTAYIDSVAPPVLYTVRTPSLRPIDMTITLLATESSSENHGIVENRLKTYLNASARPGVRYTEGSFRDAIVDGVKISFAKVELANGVAGEFTTTILEYPVWGTVRFAVK, translated from the coding sequence ATGGCATTGGTTAGAGAATCCTTACCGGTCTTACTCGACCGTATGTACAGCGCATATATGAGTCGCTTTAAGCCGCTCGATAAAACCGCCCGGCATAATTTGATTCGGGTTCTATCGGAAGTACAGGCGGGGATGTATCATCAGCTCCTTGGCGACCTGTCATTTTTAGCCGATCAGCTCTTTCCGGATACGGCAACCGGTGACTATCTGCGCATGCACTGGTCTGACCGGGTACCGCCTTTGTATGCCGTCGCTGCTATCGGACAAGCGGAAATTAAAGGCGTTACAGGAACGGCAGTACCGGCGGGACTTGTCTATACCTCCGCTTCCGGTAAGCGCTATTTTACCGATACTGCTTTCAAAATAGACAGCACTGGGAAAGCTGTTATCTGGCTTCATGCCGAACAGGCGGGCGTCGCTTCTAATCTTGCCGCCGGAGAAAAGCTCAAACTTTCCTCAGCGCTTCCCGTTGGTCTTTCCAGTGAAGCGGTGGTACTAGGCGGCATCAAAGGCGGCGTTGATGCTGAAAGCGATGAAGAATACCTTTCACGGGTACTGCTTGCCCTCCGCAACACTACCCGGTACGGCAAAATCGGAGACTTTGCCGCGTGGGCGGTTGACTCCTCAGCTGATGTATCGAAAGCCTTTGAGTTTAAAAATTTCGGCGTATTCGGCGCTCTTTTGATACAGGTTATCTCAGGCGATCACTTTCACGGTATCTCACAGGTAGGGAACCTTTCAGTTGTTACCGCATACATTGATTCCGTCGCTCCGCCGGTTCTGTATACGGTACGCACACCATCCCTGCGTCCTATCGACATGACAATTACCTTACTTGCTACCGAAAGCAGCAGCGAAAATCACGGCATCGTCGAAAACCGCCTTAAAACCTATCTAAACGCCTCAGCTCGTCCCGGTGTCCGCTATACGGAAGGTAGCTTCCGCGATGCGATCGTAGATGGGGTAAAAATCAGCTTTGCAAAGGTTGAACTCGCCAATGGGGTCGCCGGAGAATTTACCACGACCATACTGGAATATCCGGTATGGGGGACGGTGCGCTTTGCCGTTAAGTAA